One window of the Rufibacter radiotolerans genome contains the following:
- a CDS encoding Gfo/Idh/MocA family protein: MTNTAHTTLNWGIIGCGDVTEVKSGPAFQKVPHSRLVAVMRRDGAKAQDYARRHGVPNWYDQAQDLINDPEVDAVYIATPPGSHLEYTLQVAAAGKPVYVEKPMALNHTQCQEMVTACAEAGVPLFVAYYRRCLPSFLKVKELVDSGAIGDIRCVNIKLFHPAQKDLTPDNLPWRVQPEIAGGGLFFDLASHQLDYLDFLLGPIASASGQTANQAGLYPAEDLVTAQFTFKSGALGTGVWCFTVDPAQFKDKMEIIGSKGRITFPAFAPEPVKLETSQGVEEFWLPPPAHVQQPFIQTIVEELTGTGTCPSTGVSAARTAWVMDQIVGW; this comes from the coding sequence ATGACAAATACAGCACACACCACCCTTAACTGGGGAATCATTGGCTGCGGTGACGTCACCGAAGTAAAAAGCGGCCCCGCGTTTCAGAAAGTACCTCACTCAAGATTGGTGGCCGTTATGCGCCGCGATGGCGCCAAAGCCCAGGATTACGCCCGTCGGCACGGGGTGCCCAACTGGTATGACCAGGCACAAGACTTGATAAACGACCCAGAGGTAGACGCCGTCTACATTGCCACGCCGCCAGGCTCGCACCTGGAGTACACGCTGCAGGTGGCCGCGGCCGGAAAACCGGTGTATGTAGAAAAACCCATGGCCCTGAACCACACGCAGTGCCAGGAAATGGTAACCGCCTGCGCCGAAGCCGGGGTGCCGCTGTTTGTGGCCTATTACCGCCGCTGCCTTCCCTCCTTTCTAAAGGTGAAGGAACTGGTAGACAGCGGGGCCATTGGTGACATAAGGTGCGTGAACATTAAGCTTTTTCACCCGGCCCAGAAAGACCTTACCCCAGACAACCTTCCCTGGCGCGTGCAGCCCGAAATAGCCGGGGGCGGACTCTTTTTTGACCTGGCTTCCCACCAGCTGGATTACCTTGACTTTCTGCTGGGCCCCATTGCCTCGGCCTCTGGCCAAACCGCCAACCAGGCGGGCCTCTACCCTGCTGAGGACCTGGTGACCGCCCAGTTCACCTTCAAGAGTGGCGCCCTGGGCACCGGGGTTTGGTGTTTTACCGTGGACCCCGCGCAGTTTAAAGACAAAATGGAGATCATAGGCAGCAAGGGACGAATCACGTTCCCGGCCTTCGCGCCAGAACCTGTTAAACTGGAGACCAGCCAGGGCGTGGAGGAGTTCTGGCTTCCGCCGCCGGCCCACGTGCAGCAACCCTTTATCCAGACCATAGTGGAAGAACTGACCGGCACCGGTACCTGCCCCAGCACCGGCGTATCTGCTGCCCGCACCGCTTGGGTCATGGACCAGATAGTGGGCTGGTAA
- a CDS encoding VOC family protein produces the protein MKLEHFALNVEDPVAMAEWYIRHLGMRVVRQMPEAPFTTFLADDSGRILVEIYLNPAHEVPPYRTMNPLLVHLAFVSENPTADQERLCAAGATLVTDQHLPDGSHLVMLRDPWGLALQLCKRGTPILAAREE, from the coding sequence ATGAAACTAGAGCACTTCGCCCTTAACGTAGAAGACCCCGTGGCCATGGCCGAATGGTACATCCGCCACCTGGGCATGCGGGTGGTACGGCAAATGCCGGAAGCGCCTTTTACAACTTTTCTGGCAGATGACAGCGGCCGCATTCTAGTGGAAATTTACCTGAACCCTGCACATGAGGTGCCGCCCTACCGCACCATGAACCCACTGCTGGTGCACCTGGCCTTTGTGTCTGAAAACCCCACCGCCGATCAGGAGCGGCTCTGCGCTGCCGGGGCCACCCTAGTCACCGACCAGCACCTTCCCGACGGTTCGCACCTGGTAATGCTCCGTGATCCCTGGGGCCTGGCGCTGCAACTCTGCAAACGCGGAACGCCTATTCTGGCAGCTCGGGAAGAATAG
- a CDS encoding LamG-like jellyroll fold domain-containing protein produces the protein MKISQVILLVLVTWWGSSCSSVRPITWPLESVASVGGHTVTISGNPQVVKQPTPAIAFDGIDDGLLVHANPIVGAEEFTIEVEFKPRAAWPANVEQRFLHIEDLALGQRRLLLELRLNNRGQWYADFFMRTEKAALTLIDSTQAHPVGEWATMTMVYKDKKLQGYVNGRLELSGDIEYLPIPASANTSIGTRMDQRSWFNGEIRSVKAWPKAILPKQ, from the coding sequence ATGAAAATAAGTCAAGTCATTCTCTTAGTTCTGGTCACATGGTGGGGTTCTTCGTGTTCTTCGGTTAGGCCTATTACCTGGCCCTTGGAATCTGTGGCCAGCGTGGGCGGGCACACGGTTACCATCTCAGGCAACCCGCAAGTAGTGAAGCAACCAACACCGGCCATTGCCTTTGACGGGATAGACGACGGATTGCTGGTGCATGCCAACCCCATTGTGGGGGCCGAGGAGTTTACCATAGAGGTGGAGTTCAAACCCAGGGCCGCCTGGCCCGCCAACGTGGAGCAGCGGTTTCTGCACATAGAAGATCTGGCGCTGGGCCAACGGCGGCTACTCTTGGAGCTTCGGCTGAACAACCGCGGGCAATGGTACGCCGATTTTTTTATGCGTACCGAGAAAGCGGCCCTTACCTTGATTGACTCCACCCAAGCGCACCCGGTGGGGGAGTGGGCCACCATGACCATGGTCTACAAAGACAAAAAGCTACAAGGCTACGTGAACGGCCGCCTGGAACTGTCCGGTGACATAGAATACCTACCCATTCCCGCCTCCGCTAATACGTCCATCGGTACCCGCATGGACCAACGGTCGTGGTTCAACGGGGAAATCAGAAGCGTGAAAGCCTGGCCCAAAGCAATCCTGCCCAAGCAGTAA
- a CDS encoding UxaA family hydrolase, with translation MLHRFLKIHPNDNVLVALTDLKKGETVEYNGAAIVLVDDIQAKHKFAQQPLAAGDEILMYGSLVGKAVYDIPAGGVLSTANVKHQVNGFTGKTKTIGWTAPDVSKWVNRTFNGFHREDGQVGTSNYWLVIPLVFCENRNVDIIKQAFLDELGFGQRDVYKSYVQQMVDLYQSGNTEAIGTLTLQKTLAPVQRRVFENVDGIKFLTHDGGCGGIRQDSDMLCALLAGYIHHPNVAGATVLSLGCQNAQVGILESKIKALNPNFNKPLIVLEQQKEGTEEELMSKAIRQTFLGLIEADKLTRKPAPLSKLSIGLECGGSDGFSGISANPAIGLTSDILVALGGKTVLSEFPELCGVEQELINRCEREESADRFVSLMRAYAKSAEAVGSGFDMNPSPGNIRDGLITDAIKSAGAAKKGGNSPIVDVLDYPEYVTKPGLNLLCTPGNDVECTTALVGSGTNIVLFTTGLGTPTGNPIAPVIKISSNTKLAERMPDIIDIDTGAVISGEKTIEEMGEDVLDFIIEVASGNIQTKEKFLQQDDFIPWKRGVSL, from the coding sequence ATGTTACACAGATTCCTAAAGATCCATCCGAACGATAATGTGCTGGTAGCACTCACGGATTTGAAAAAGGGCGAGACCGTAGAGTATAACGGTGCAGCCATTGTGTTGGTTGATGATATCCAGGCCAAGCATAAGTTTGCCCAGCAGCCTTTGGCCGCCGGAGATGAGATTTTGATGTACGGCTCCCTGGTGGGCAAGGCAGTGTATGACATTCCGGCGGGCGGCGTCCTGAGCACGGCTAACGTGAAACACCAGGTGAACGGCTTTACTGGCAAAACCAAAACCATTGGCTGGACGGCCCCAGACGTGTCTAAATGGGTGAACAGAACCTTCAATGGCTTCCACCGCGAAGACGGCCAGGTAGGAACCTCTAATTACTGGCTGGTGATTCCGTTGGTGTTCTGCGAGAACCGCAACGTGGACATTATCAAGCAGGCCTTCTTAGACGAACTGGGCTTTGGCCAGCGCGACGTGTACAAGTCCTACGTACAGCAGATGGTAGACCTGTACCAGTCGGGCAACACCGAGGCCATTGGCACGCTTACCCTGCAGAAGACCTTGGCCCCAGTGCAGCGCCGCGTGTTTGAAAACGTAGACGGCATCAAGTTCCTGACCCATGACGGCGGTTGCGGCGGAATCCGTCAGGATTCTGACATGCTGTGCGCCCTCTTGGCGGGTTATATCCACCACCCCAACGTGGCCGGTGCCACCGTGTTGAGCCTGGGTTGCCAGAACGCGCAGGTGGGTATTCTGGAAAGCAAGATCAAAGCCCTGAACCCTAATTTCAACAAGCCACTTATTGTATTGGAGCAGCAGAAAGAAGGCACCGAAGAGGAACTGATGTCCAAAGCCATCCGCCAGACCTTCCTGGGTCTGATAGAGGCCGACAAACTGACCAGAAAACCAGCGCCTTTGAGCAAGCTTTCCATTGGTCTGGAGTGCGGCGGCTCAGACGGGTTCTCTGGTATCTCTGCAAACCCGGCCATTGGCCTTACCTCAGATATTCTGGTGGCCCTGGGCGGCAAAACCGTCCTTTCTGAGTTCCCTGAGTTGTGCGGCGTGGAGCAGGAACTGATCAACCGCTGCGAGCGCGAAGAGTCTGCCGACCGCTTTGTGTCTTTAATGCGTGCCTACGCCAAGTCCGCCGAGGCCGTAGGTTCCGGTTTTGACATGAACCCCAGCCCGGGCAACATCCGTGACGGCTTGATCACTGATGCCATTAAATCTGCCGGTGCGGCCAAAAAAGGCGGTAACTCCCCTATCGTGGACGTACTGGATTACCCTGAATACGTGACCAAGCCCGGCCTTAACCTGCTGTGCACTCCCGGCAATGACGTGGAATGCACCACGGCGCTGGTTGGCTCCGGCACTAACATTGTCTTGTTCACCACCGGTCTGGGCACCCCCACCGGTAACCCCATTGCTCCGGTGATCAAGATCTCTTCCAACACCAAGTTGGCCGAGCGCATGCCAGACATCATTGACATTGATACCGGCGCAGTCATTTCAGGGGAGAAGACCATTGAGGAAATGGGCGAAGACGTATTGGACTTCATTATTGAGGTGGCCAGCGGCAACATCCAGACCAAAGAGAAATTCCTTCAGCAGGATGATTTCATTCCGTGGAAACGGGGTGTATCTTTGTAA
- the fbp gene encoding class 1 fructose-bisphosphatase translates to MNDALALPVGTTLDRFIMRKQEDFPYATGELSQLLRDMALAAKIVSREISRVDQDTSGKFGKTNVQGEEQQKLDVIANIRFIRALRNGGEVCAIVSEEDEDIIHTGNQNAKYIVAMDPLDGSSNIDVNIPIGTIFGIYRRLSEGGQDGTLEDCLQKGTQQAAAGYILYGASTMLVYTTGRGVNGFTYEPSLGEFFLSHPDIKIPKNGKQYSCNEANMGHFPLGIQNYIAFCKEQKYSSRYIGSLVADFHRNLLKGGIYFYPGSSKNTAGKLRLLYECNPLAFIAEQAGGQATDGVERILDKQPSALHERCPLVIGSTEMIEKVRKYMTL, encoded by the coding sequence ATGAATGATGCATTAGCGCTGCCCGTAGGCACCACCCTGGACCGGTTTATCATGAGAAAGCAGGAAGACTTTCCGTATGCCACCGGCGAGTTGTCTCAGTTGCTGCGCGACATGGCCCTGGCGGCCAAGATTGTGAGCCGCGAGATTAGCCGCGTAGACCAGGACACCAGCGGCAAGTTTGGCAAAACCAACGTGCAGGGCGAAGAGCAGCAGAAGCTGGACGTGATTGCCAACATCCGGTTCATCAGGGCTTTGCGCAACGGTGGCGAGGTTTGCGCCATTGTCTCTGAGGAAGACGAGGACATCATCCATACCGGCAACCAGAACGCCAAATACATTGTGGCCATGGACCCGCTGGACGGTTCCTCTAACATTGACGTGAACATCCCCATCGGTACCATCTTCGGGATTTACCGGCGGTTATCTGAGGGTGGCCAGGACGGCACCTTGGAAGACTGTCTGCAGAAAGGTACGCAGCAGGCCGCGGCAGGCTATATTCTCTATGGCGCCTCCACCATGCTGGTGTACACCACGGGCCGCGGCGTGAACGGTTTTACCTATGAGCCTTCGCTGGGCGAGTTTTTCCTCTCACACCCAGACATCAAAATCCCTAAGAATGGCAAGCAGTACAGCTGCAACGAGGCCAACATGGGCCACTTCCCGCTGGGTATCCAGAACTACATTGCCTTCTGTAAAGAGCAGAAATACTCCTCGCGCTACATTGGGTCTCTGGTGGCAGACTTCCATCGAAACCTCTTGAAGGGCGGCATTTACTTTTATCCGGGCTCCTCTAAAAACACAGCCGGTAAATTGCGCCTGCTGTATGAGTGCAACCCCCTGGCTTTCATTGCCGAACAGGCGGGCGGCCAGGCCACCGATGGCGTGGAACGTATTCTAGACAAACAACCCAGCGCCCTGCATGAGCGTTGCCCACTGGTGATTGGCTCTACAGAGATGATTGAGAAAGTGCGCAAGTACATGACCCTGTAA
- a CDS encoding rhamnogalacturonan acetylesterase yields MKLPFFSLVLAFCGLALMSFLSVKKKPITVYLVGDSTMSIKDPKAYPETGWGVPFATFFDPSVAIDNHAKNGRSTKTFLTEKRWQTVEGALKKGDYVFIQFGHNDEVKTKASYATEEEFTQNLTRFVTEARKKKAIPILITPAARRKFDANGKIEPTHEAYSALVREVAKKEKVCLIDLDKKSQELLQSYGPEDSKKLFLHLQPGQHPNYPEGKADDTHFNERGALEMAQIVLAEVKALKLDLAKRITAPAVTP; encoded by the coding sequence ATGAAACTTCCTTTCTTCTCCCTGGTGCTGGCCTTTTGCGGGTTGGCCCTCATGTCTTTTCTTTCGGTTAAAAAGAAACCTATTACGGTGTACCTGGTAGGGGATTCCACTATGTCTATCAAAGACCCCAAGGCCTATCCAGAAACAGGGTGGGGCGTGCCGTTTGCCACGTTCTTTGACCCATCGGTGGCCATAGACAACCACGCCAAGAACGGCCGAAGCACCAAAACCTTCCTTACCGAGAAGCGGTGGCAAACCGTGGAGGGCGCCCTCAAGAAAGGCGATTACGTGTTCATCCAGTTCGGGCATAATGATGAGGTGAAGACCAAGGCCAGCTATGCCACCGAAGAGGAGTTTACCCAAAACCTGACCCGCTTCGTGACCGAAGCCAGAAAGAAGAAAGCCATTCCTATCCTTATCACCCCGGCGGCCCGGCGCAAGTTTGACGCCAACGGTAAAATTGAGCCCACCCATGAGGCGTATTCCGCGCTGGTGCGCGAAGTGGCTAAAAAGGAGAAAGTCTGCCTCATTGACCTGGACAAAAAGAGCCAGGAACTGCTCCAAAGCTACGGCCCCGAAGATTCAAAAAAGCTGTTCCTCCATTTGCAACCGGGGCAACATCCAAACTATCCGGAAGGCAAAGCCGATGACACGCACTTTAACGAGCGCGGCGCCCTGGAGATGGCGCAGATTGTTCTGGCGGAGGTAAAAGCCCTGAAGCTGGACCTGGCGAAAAGGATTACTGCCCCTGCCGTTACCCCTTAA
- a CDS encoding alpha/beta hydrolase family protein, with translation MVLVKRTLSFLICSLLSGAGMVPEAQAQVLPFKAQTAYNAYLVRNLHQAYDARREKITQALGSPEAMKAYQAQVKKEYLRVLGPFPEKQPLNAKITKQQKQKGFTIENLVYESRPNHHVTANLYVPEGKGPFPAVLLMNGHEMPAKATDSYQKTARLFAANGFVVLSVDPFSQGERVQLTDKTGKSLTRGSTTEHTLLNAGATLVGTSVAAYMLWDNVRALDYLETRPEVDKDRMGAIGNSGGGTQTAYLLGYDDRIKVAAPCSYFSQRERDMLLPGEPDGCQFLPGEGNLEFADYIIAAAPKPVLILAGENDFVDYQGTLQGIQELQKIYTTLQQPDKVKLFTWPDGHGITQPKREAAVTWFRQWLYNDARPVKEGNIGVLTEQDLWATSTGQVTTTYPQETTVPALNQAMYKQLSAQRQAFWGQPYDAALKAKVRDVIGLKLNQNPVFTELSGQSQAPQYHLEKRVIMRQGELPIPALIYTPIGKAKPKKIIIRLTDQDKGKEALARNDSLIQKEMQAGHVLVLADLRGIGETQDDPKLNDAKYWSSEYRNAVLALQLERPLLGQRVQDLTTLLDFLQSNKSLAGLPISIEAEGVYGPVVTHTVFLDERISQATVSKSLTTYEDYLTRPLQKDMFSNVVQGILQYYDLPDLAQKCGRRLKQIPDETRALRP, from the coding sequence ATGGTTTTAGTGAAGAGAACGCTTTCCTTTCTTATCTGTAGCCTACTTTCCGGGGCGGGAATGGTGCCCGAGGCGCAGGCCCAGGTATTGCCTTTCAAGGCGCAAACGGCGTACAACGCCTACCTGGTGCGGAACCTGCACCAAGCCTATGATGCCCGCCGCGAAAAAATAACCCAGGCCCTTGGCTCTCCTGAAGCCATGAAAGCCTACCAGGCTCAGGTGAAAAAGGAGTACCTGCGCGTTTTAGGCCCGTTTCCGGAAAAACAGCCTTTAAACGCGAAGATCACGAAACAGCAGAAGCAGAAGGGGTTCACGATAGAGAACCTGGTGTATGAGAGCCGGCCTAACCACCACGTGACGGCCAACCTGTACGTGCCGGAGGGCAAGGGGCCGTTCCCGGCGGTGCTGCTCATGAACGGGCACGAGATGCCGGCCAAGGCCACGGATTCTTACCAGAAAACAGCCCGGCTCTTCGCTGCCAATGGCTTTGTGGTCCTTTCCGTAGACCCATTCTCGCAAGGCGAGCGGGTGCAGCTAACCGATAAAACCGGCAAATCCCTGACCCGCGGCTCCACCACCGAGCACACGTTGCTCAACGCTGGCGCTACCCTGGTGGGTACCAGCGTGGCTGCCTATATGCTCTGGGACAACGTGCGCGCCCTGGATTACCTGGAAACCCGCCCCGAAGTGGACAAAGACAGAATGGGCGCCATTGGCAATTCCGGCGGAGGAACCCAGACGGCCTACCTGCTGGGCTATGATGACCGTATCAAAGTGGCCGCGCCCTGCAGCTACTTTTCCCAGCGCGAACGGGACATGCTCTTACCCGGGGAGCCGGACGGGTGCCAGTTCTTGCCCGGGGAGGGCAACCTGGAATTCGCTGATTACATTATTGCGGCCGCACCAAAACCGGTCTTGATCCTGGCTGGCGAGAATGATTTTGTGGACTACCAGGGCACGCTCCAAGGCATACAAGAACTGCAGAAAATCTACACTACGCTACAGCAGCCAGACAAGGTAAAGCTCTTCACCTGGCCAGACGGGCACGGCATTACCCAACCCAAGCGCGAAGCCGCCGTGACCTGGTTCCGGCAATGGTTGTATAATGATGCCAGACCCGTGAAAGAAGGGAATATTGGCGTGCTTACAGAACAGGATTTATGGGCCACCTCCACCGGCCAGGTGACCACTACCTATCCCCAGGAAACCACCGTGCCCGCCCTGAACCAGGCCATGTACAAGCAGCTATCCGCGCAGCGGCAGGCTTTTTGGGGTCAACCTTATGATGCCGCGCTCAAGGCGAAAGTGCGGGACGTGATAGGTTTGAAACTCAACCAAAACCCGGTGTTTACCGAACTCAGCGGCCAAAGCCAGGCCCCGCAGTACCATCTGGAAAAACGGGTTATCATGCGCCAGGGCGAGTTGCCCATCCCGGCCCTTATTTACACCCCAATCGGCAAGGCCAAACCCAAGAAAATCATCATCCGGTTAACCGACCAGGACAAAGGAAAAGAGGCTCTGGCCAGGAACGATAGCCTAATCCAAAAGGAGATGCAGGCCGGCCATGTGCTGGTGCTGGCAGACCTTCGGGGTATAGGTGAAACCCAGGACGACCCTAAACTCAATGATGCCAAGTATTGGAGCAGCGAGTACCGCAACGCGGTGCTGGCCCTGCAACTGGAACGCCCCCTGCTGGGGCAACGGGTGCAGGACCTCACTACTTTGTTAGACTTTCTCCAGAGCAATAAAAGCCTGGCCGGGTTACCCATTTCTATTGAGGCCGAAGGAGTGTATGGTCCGGTGGTGACGCACACAGTGTTCCTGGATGAGCGCATCTCCCAAGCCACTGTCTCCAAGTCCCTCACAACCTATGAGGACTACCTGACCCGCCCGCTGCAAAAAGACATGTTTTCCAATGTGGTGCAGGGCATTTTACAGTACTATGATTTACCAGACTTGGCGCAGAAATGCGGCCGTCGCTTAAAGCAGATTCCAGATGAAACTAGAGCACTTCGCCCTTAA
- a CDS encoding HD domain-containing protein, which yields MDTFLQETWQAITASYASDPHVANYLWEELKKAYTDPERHYHTLHHVAALLHLSDQYLPQITQPTVLKLAVFYHDAVYVTTRTDNEEKSAQLAQDRLSTLRVPAPEIAVVTDMILATKTYQSSPNPDVNLLLDFDLSILGAPWPEYLVYTHQIRKEYHLFSDYLYRNGRKKVLQHFLDLDSIYRTPDFKDRLEETARENMKKEIQLLDQE from the coding sequence ATGGATACCTTTCTGCAAGAAACCTGGCAAGCAATAACCGCCTCCTATGCCTCAGACCCACACGTGGCCAACTACCTGTGGGAGGAACTGAAAAAGGCGTACACAGACCCCGAGCGGCATTACCATACCCTGCACCACGTGGCCGCCTTGCTGCACCTTTCTGACCAGTACCTGCCCCAGATCACCCAGCCCACGGTGCTGAAGCTGGCCGTCTTTTACCATGATGCGGTTTACGTGACCACCAGAACAGACAACGAGGAGAAAAGCGCCCAACTGGCCCAGGACCGGCTGTCTACCTTAAGGGTTCCCGCGCCGGAAATAGCCGTAGTCACAGACATGATTCTGGCCACCAAAACGTACCAGTCTTCCCCAAACCCAGACGTGAACCTGCTCCTTGATTTCGACCTGTCTATCCTGGGTGCTCCCTGGCCCGAGTACCTCGTGTACACCCACCAGATCAGGAAGGAATACCACCTCTTTTCAGACTATCTCTACCGCAACGGCCGCAAGAAAGTACTGCAGCATTTCCTGGACCTGGACAGCATTTACAGAACCCCAGACTTCAAAGACAGGTTAGAAGAAACTGCCCGGGAAAACATGAAAAAAGAGATTCAGTTGTTGGACCAGGAATGA
- a CDS encoding glycoside hydrolase family 95 protein — protein MIQRLLKWLAFLLSFLSIPAFAQQRSSLTLWYDQPAANWNEALPLGNGRLGAMVFGNPARELLQLNEETVWAGEPGNNINTALFPALTEIRTLIFAGKHQQAQDLALQKIPRQAPAGNNYGMPYQPVGNLFLTFQGHEKATNFYRDLNIEQAIASVSYKVDGVTFKREMFSSFPDDVVIVRLTADKPHSINVTLGADSPHKNYQVTISKGQLVLAGVSGDVDNKKGKVRFQARVQPTVKGGEVSSTANTLTFKNADEVTLYVSMGTNFKSYKDLSGNEEAKAKNLLAKAVKKNYISAKENHIKHYQRYFKRVSLDLGTSPAAAQPTNVRLQNFVQGHDPQLAALYFQFGRYLLISSSQPGTQPANLQGIWNDKIAPPWDSKYTVNINTEMNYWPAEVTNLSEMHEPLFKMVQELAETGKESAAKMYGARGWNMHHNTDLWRITGPVDGAFYGLWPMGGAWLTQHLWQHYLYTGDQEFLKKDYPVLKGAALYYVDVLQEEPSHKWLVVVPSMSPENKHHGNASITAGTTMDNQLVFDVFSNALQAARILGVDQAFADTLRQLRDRLPPMQVGQHGQLQEWLFDWDRKDDDHRHVSHLYGLFPSNQISPFTHPALFNGAKSTLVQRGDKSTGWSMGWKVNLWARLLDGNRAYKLIADQLTPAGAEASGQSGGTYPNLFDAHPPFQIDGNFGCTSGIAEMLLQSHDGTLHLLPALPDQWPSGQVKGLVARGGFVVDMQWEKGKVTSLKITSTLGGNCRLRIGNPLTLKTKGKLEAATGINPNPFYQPTAIKDPLVNPVAGSAKITLPVTHVFDLATQKGKRYELVSL, from the coding sequence ATGATACAGCGTCTTTTGAAGTGGTTAGCCTTTCTGTTGAGCTTTCTGTCCATACCCGCCTTCGCGCAGCAGCGTTCCTCCTTAACCTTGTGGTATGATCAACCCGCTGCCAACTGGAATGAGGCCTTGCCGCTGGGCAATGGGCGGCTGGGGGCCATGGTGTTTGGCAACCCGGCCCGGGAGCTTCTGCAACTGAATGAGGAAACGGTCTGGGCTGGGGAACCCGGAAACAACATCAACACAGCCCTTTTCCCGGCCCTCACCGAAATACGCACCCTTATCTTCGCCGGCAAGCACCAGCAGGCCCAGGATCTGGCTCTGCAGAAAATCCCCCGCCAGGCGCCCGCAGGCAACAACTACGGCATGCCGTATCAACCGGTCGGGAATCTGTTTCTGACTTTCCAGGGCCATGAAAAAGCCACCAATTTTTACCGGGACCTAAACATTGAGCAGGCAATAGCCTCAGTTTCTTATAAAGTAGACGGCGTAACCTTTAAGCGGGAAATGTTTTCCTCTTTCCCAGATGACGTGGTCATTGTGCGGCTCACCGCCGATAAGCCCCACAGCATAAACGTTACCCTGGGAGCCGATAGTCCGCATAAGAATTACCAGGTTACCATTTCCAAAGGGCAACTGGTGCTGGCAGGGGTGTCTGGAGACGTAGACAACAAGAAGGGGAAAGTGCGGTTTCAGGCCCGGGTGCAGCCTACCGTTAAAGGCGGCGAGGTATCTTCCACCGCCAATACGCTCACCTTCAAAAACGCCGATGAAGTGACCCTCTATGTTTCCATGGGCACCAACTTCAAAAGCTATAAAGACCTGTCAGGAAATGAGGAGGCGAAGGCCAAAAATTTACTGGCAAAGGCGGTCAAAAAGAACTACATCTCCGCCAAGGAAAACCACATCAAACATTACCAACGGTACTTCAAAAGAGTGTCACTGGATTTGGGAACCAGCCCGGCGGCGGCCCAGCCTACCAATGTGCGCCTGCAGAATTTCGTGCAGGGCCATGACCCGCAGCTGGCGGCGCTCTACTTTCAGTTTGGGCGGTACCTGCTTATCTCTAGCTCGCAACCCGGCACGCAACCGGCCAACCTGCAAGGCATCTGGAACGACAAGATTGCGCCGCCTTGGGATAGCAAGTACACCGTGAACATCAACACCGAGATGAACTACTGGCCCGCCGAGGTCACCAACCTCTCAGAGATGCACGAGCCGCTGTTCAAAATGGTGCAGGAACTGGCGGAGACCGGCAAGGAAAGTGCCGCAAAGATGTACGGGGCCCGTGGTTGGAACATGCACCACAATACGGATCTCTGGCGGATTACCGGTCCCGTGGACGGGGCGTTTTACGGTCTCTGGCCCATGGGCGGCGCCTGGCTCACCCAGCACCTGTGGCAACATTACCTCTACACCGGCGACCAAGAGTTCCTGAAGAAGGATTACCCGGTGCTCAAAGGCGCCGCCCTGTATTACGTAGACGTGCTGCAGGAAGAGCCTTCGCATAAATGGCTGGTCGTGGTCCCGTCCATGTCGCCGGAGAACAAGCACCACGGCAATGCGTCTATTACGGCGGGCACCACCATGGACAACCAACTGGTGTTTGACGTGTTCTCCAATGCCCTGCAGGCTGCCCGCATTTTAGGGGTGGACCAAGCCTTCGCCGATACCCTGCGCCAGCTGCGCGACCGGCTCCCGCCCATGCAGGTAGGCCAGCATGGCCAGCTCCAGGAATGGCTTTTTGACTGGGACCGCAAAGACGACGATCACCGCCACGTCTCGCACCTGTACGGGCTGTTCCCCAGCAACCAGATCTCGCCGTTCACCCACCCTGCTCTTTTTAACGGCGCCAAATCTACGCTGGTGCAGCGCGGGGATAAATCTACGGGCTGGTCTATGGGCTGGAAAGTGAACCTCTGGGCCCGGCTGCTGGATGGAAATAGGGCCTATAAACTGATCGCTGACCAACTCACCCCGGCAGGGGCCGAGGCCTCAGGCCAAAGCGGCGGCACTTACCCCAACCTGTTCGACGCGCATCCGCCGTTCCAGATAGACGGCAACTTTGGCTGCACCTCTGGCATTGCCGAAATGCTGTTGCAAAGCCATGACGGCACCTTGCACCTGCTGCCCGCCTTGCCGGATCAATGGCCCAGCGGTCAGGTAAAAGGCCTGGTGGCTAGAGGCGGGTTTGTGGTAGATATGCAATGGGAAAAAGGCAAGGTGACTTCCCTGAAGATAACATCTACCCTTGGCGGTAACTGCCGCCTGCGCATAGGCAATCCTTTAACCTTGAAGACCAAAGGGAAATTGGAGGCGGCCACCGGCATTAACCCAAATCCCTTTTACCAACCCACCGCCATTAAAGACCCCTTGGTTAACCCTGTTGCTGGTTCAGCCAAAATCACTTTGCCCGTAACCCATGTATTTGACCTGGCAACCCAGAAGGGGAAAAGGTATGAGCTGGTGTCGTTATAA